In one Gossypium hirsutum isolate 1008001.06 chromosome D09, Gossypium_hirsutum_v2.1, whole genome shotgun sequence genomic region, the following are encoded:
- the LOC107890980 gene encoding mitogen-activated protein kinase-binding protein 1 isoform X2: MKTNRKLKKSDPASSKLVLKEIIGLTTKNANGLAAAVSTSSFVYVAGCVAVVYDAESGTQLHLMLSHRMAKPLSCVAMSRDGRFIAAGESGPQPSVLVWDYVTRTFISELKGHIYGIECIAFSPDGKHLVSVGGYIYLWDWRSGILVTKLKASSSCSSVTSVTFSSDANYIVTAGKKHLKFWAVGASPRTRMNKGTVSLSIHAKPINLGPQKGSSFISVSSAIWTDGSVVNCDQADELFPIYALTDAGVLCLIDSGLSLRNSVDLKVEKGFALSASSKLIACACSNGQVQLFNGVDLGYVGSLLYSKAKSCHGEIDLFCPKAGENNFQLAPTLPDAVACQFISEKLVVIYGDHSLHIWNFHQENEATRSFALISHSACIWDIKNLCCEKMHDPSLMCAAKGCSGGVSFATCSADGTVRLWDLVLQPDLLRDNADNNYLITEAEGIINIAVSAGSFEIATEDTAFGNLGLRSMAISSDGKYMAVGDCEGNLHIYDLHNSDYTCIKDSHDAEILSLSFSVSSTKDIDSGGNDNHYLLASGGRDRIIHLYDVKRNFEVIGSIDDHSAAVTSVKLVCNGCKILSCSADRSLVFRDVCLTDNRCKVSRRHHQMASNGTVYDMSIDPEMEAVVTAGQDKKINIFDMASGKLIRSFKQNKDFGDPIKVTMDPSGSYFVCSFSNKSMCVYDFTTGEMIAQAVGHGEVVTGVIFLPDCKHIVSVGGDGCIFVWKLPSRLASRMLQKVKEKSLSLSPRTICMPAAFNQTINDGEGNKSCRIDLKDSLLAERSSQLKQRANYHGWDSQETYAFKLSISRLPKWAQDKVTRSDFVQRNLEFTSPQQMQEEPKISSRLISSGGDHGSLCHEHQNPSGPWSGGNNSCLSSLHSSSNVTKSESSASPDEIVSSAVEDHWFTVYNVRLDLLNSPEVQNLKDIQMPVSSPKLVQGLAEMPSESEKSLGHRVHFIDAEPSAMNVATFHIKSEGSDLFKEHFGNLSAILKVEKRQSSTRRRYSSQYFVRRDYLVGCKRLFNPSSQKNESATNVSLEEVAGSIDQGINSTKCSLTQSYALSYDEKDEEDSSTIDEESEVGEKIRACREALLSLDIAAENVFQLFTKLGTEYPMEEGSSGCRAQLYDEATELLPKIAEKINAVAKGLQKNTTGNFGSSASNIEGDSTFGPMLGTLAESLSQRVVEIVKQNLSSV, translated from the exons ATGAAAACTAATCGAAAGCTCAAGAAATCAGATCCAGCGTCATCCAAG CTGGTTTTGAAAGAGATCATCGGATTAACTACGAAGAACGCCAACGGATTAGCTGCCGCCGTATCGACCTCGAGCTTCGTTTACGTTGCCGGTTGCGTTGCGGTCGTTTACGATGCAGAATCTGGAACCCAATTGCATCTCATGCTCTCTCATCGAATGGCTAAACCTTTGAGCTGCGTTGCCATGTCGCGTGACGGTCGCTTCATAGCCGCCGGGGAG TCAGGGCCTCAACCTTCGGTGTTGGTATGGGACTACGTAACTCGTACGTTCATATCTGAGCTGAAAGGTCATATATATGGAATTGAGTGCATTGCTTTTTCACCAGATG GGAAACATCTGGTGTCTGTTGGAGGGTACATTTACCTTTGGGATTGGCGGAGTGGGATTTTGGTTACAAAGCTTAAAGCGAGTTCATCATGTTCTTCAGTTACGTCTGTCACTTTCTCTTCAGATGCCAATTACATTGTTACTGCTGGAAAGAAGCACCTGAAATTCTGGGCTGTTGGTGCATCTCCTAGGACTCGCATGAATAAAGGGACAGTGTCACTGTCTATTCATGCGAAGCCTATTAATCTTGGCCCTCAGAAAGGCAGTTCATTTATATCTGTCTCGTCCGCCATCTGGACAGATGGTAGTGTTGTGAACTGTGATCAGGCTGATGAGCTCTTTCCTATATACGCACTGACTGATGCAG GAGTTCTATGCCTAATAGATTCTGGGCTGTCATTAAGAAATTCGGTTGATTTAAAG GTTGAAAAAGGATTTGCACTATCTGCATCCAGCAAGTTAATTGCTTGTGCTTGTAGTAACGGACAAGTACAGCTCTTCAATGGTGTGGATCTTGGATATGTGGGCAGCCTATTGTACTCTAAGGCCAAATCATGCCATGGAGAAATTGATCTTTTTTGCCCTAAAGCTGGTGAAAATAATTTTCAGTTAGCCCCTACTCTTCCTGATGCAGTTGCTTGTCAGTTCATCTCAGAAAAGCTTG TTGTGATCTATGGAGATCATAGTCTCCATATATGGAATTTCCATCAAGAGAATGAG GCTACCAGGTCCTTTGCTCTTATTTCTCATTCGGCTTGTATATGGGATATCAAGAATCTCTGTTGTGAAAAAATGCACGATCCATCTCTTATGTGTGCTGCGAAGGGATGTTCCGGAGGAGTCTCTTTTGCAACCTGTTCAGCTGATGGCACAGTTAGGTTATGGGATCTTGTCTTACAACCTGATCTATTAAGGGATAATGCTGACAATAATTATTTGATCACTGAAGCAGAGGGGATTATTAATATAG CAGTGAGTGCCGGAAGTTTTGAGATCGCCACTGAGGATACAGCTTTTGGCAATCTAGGTTTGCGGTCAATGGCAATTAGTTCAGATGGAAAATACATGGCTGTTGGTGATTGTGAGGGAAACCTCCATATCTATGATCTTCACAATTCTGATTATACATGCATTAAG GATTCCCATGATGCAGAGATTCTCTCATTGAGTTTTAGCGTGTCAAGTACAAAGGATATAGATTCTGGAGGAAATGACAATCATTACTTGCTTGCTTCTGGGGGACGGGATCGAATAATCCATCTCTATGATGTTAAAAg GAACTTTGAGGTCATTGGAAGTATAGATGACCACTCAGCTGCTGTGACTTCTGTTAAACTTGTTTGCAATGGATGTAAGATTCTGAGTTGCAGTGCTGATAG GTCCCTTGTGTTCCGTGATGTCTGTTTAACTGATAACAGATGTAAGGTTTCACGTCGTCACCACCAAATGGCATCTAATGGAACTGTCTATGATATGTCCATAGACCCAGAGATGGAGGCTGTTGTCACTGCTGGGCAA GATAAGAAGATAAACATATTTGACATGGCTAGTGGAAAGCTTATTAGATCATTCAAGCAAAACAAAGACTTTGGTGATCCAATAAAG GTTACAATGGACCCTAGCGGCAGCTACTTTGTATGTTCATTTTCAAACAAGTCTATGTGTGTGTATGATTTTACGACTGGAGAGATGATTGCCCAAGCTGTAGGACATGGAGAAGTTGTGACAGGTGTCATCTTTTTACCAGATTGCAAGCATATAGTTTCT GTAGGTGGTGATGGTTGTATTTTCGTGTGGAAACTTCCCTCTCGCTTGGCTTCCAGGATGTTGCAGAAAGTGAAGGAAAAATCTCTTTCATTGTCCCCAAGAACCATATGCATGCCAGCGGCTTTTAATCAAACCATAAATGATGGAGAGGGAAACAAGTCATGCAGAATTGATTTGAAGGATTCATTGCTAGCTGAGAGGTCAAGCCAACTTAAACAAAGAGCGAATTATCATGGATGGGATTCCCAAGAGACCTATGCATTTAAATTAAGCATTTCCAGACTTCCAAAATGGGCACAAGACAAAGTAACAAGGTCTGATTTTGTCCAGAGAAATCTTGAGTTCACTTCACCTCAG CAAATGCAGGAAGAACCAAAAATTTCATCTCGTTTGATTAGCAGTGGTGGGGATCATGGTTCATTGTGCCATGAACATCAAAATCCATCTGGTCCTTGGTCAGGAGGCAACAACTCGTGCCTCAGTAGCTTACACAGTTCGTCCAATGTTACTAAAAGTGAAAGTTCTGCATCACCAGATGAAATAGTTAG CTCTGCAGTGGAAGATCATTGGTTCACTGTCTACAATGTACGTTTGGATCTACTGAATTCCCCAGAGGTTCAAAATCTTAAAGACATACAGATGCCAGTGTCATCGCCAAAGCTAG TGCAAGGCCTAGCTGAGATGCCAAGTGAGAGTGAAAAATCTTTAGGTCACAGGGTCCATTTCATAGATGCAG AGCCAAGCGCCATGAATGTTGCTACCTTCCATATTAAGTCTGAGGGCAGTGATCTGTTCAAGGAGCATTTTGGCAACCTGTCTGCAATACTCAAG GTTGAGAAAAGGCAATCATCTACTAGGAGAAGATACTCTTCACAATATTTTGTACGGCGGGATTATTTAGTGGGTTGCAAAAGACTGTTTAACCCATCTAGTCAAAAGAACGAATCAGCCACTAATGTGAGTTTGGAGGAAGTGGCAGGCTCTATTGATCAG GGCATAAACTCAACAAAATGCTCGCTTACACAAAGTTATGCTCTTTCTTATGATGAAAAGGATGAAGAAGATTCATCAACCATTGATGAAGAAAGTGAAGTAGGGGAGAAAATCAGAGCATGTAGAGAAGCATTACTAAGCCTGGACATTGCTGCCGAGAATGTTTTCCAGTTATTTACGAAATTAGGAACAGAATATCccatggaagagggttcaagTGGATGTAGAGCTCAATTATACGATGAAGCAACTGAGCTACTTCCAAAAATTGCTGAAAAAATCAATGCAGTAGCCAAAGGATTACAAAAGAACACTACTGGCAACTTTGGTTCTTCCGCAAGTAATATTGAAGGAGATTCAACATTTGGACCTATGTTAGGAACACTGGCTGAGAGCTTATCGCAAAGAGTCGTCGAAATAGTAAAACAGAATCTCAGCTCTGTTTAA
- the LOC107890980 gene encoding mitogen-activated protein kinase-binding protein 1 isoform X1, whose protein sequence is MKTNRKLKKSDPASSKLVLKEIIGLTTKNANGLAAAVSTSSFVYVAGCVAVVYDAESGTQLHLMLSHRMAKPLSCVAMSRDGRFIAAGESGPQPSVLVWDYVTRTFISELKGHIYGIECIAFSPDGKHLVSVGGYIYLWDWRSGILVTKLKASSSCSSVTSVTFSSDANYIVTAGKKHLKFWAVGASPRTRMNKGTVSLSIHAKPINLGPQKGSSFISVSSAIWTDGSVVNCDQADELFPIYALTDAGVLCLIDSGLSLRNSVDLKVEKGFALSASSKLIACACSNGQVQLFNGVDLGYVGSLLYSKAKSCHGEIDLFCPKAGENNFQLAPTLPDAVACQFISEKLVVIYGDHSLHIWNFHQENEATRSFALISHSACIWDIKNLCCEKMHDPSLMCAAKGCSGGVSFATCSADGTVRLWDLVLQPDLLRDNADNNYLITEAEGIINIAVSAGSFEIATEDTAFGNLGLRSMAISSDGKYMAVGDCEGNLHIYDLHNSDYTCIKDSHDAEILSLSFSVSSTKDIDSGGNDNHYLLASGGRDRIIHLYDVKRNFEVIGSIDDHSAAVTSVKLVCNGCKILSCSADRSLVFRDVCLTDNRCKVSRRHHQMASNGTVYDMSIDPEMEAVVTAGQDKKINIFDMASGKLIRSFKQNKDFGDPIKVTMDPSGSYFVCSFSNKSMCVYDFTTGEMIAQAVGHGEVVTGVIFLPDCKHIVSVGGDGCIFVWKLPSRLASRMLQKVKEKSLSLSPRTICMPAAFNQTINDGEGNKSCRIDLKDSLLAERSSQLKQRANYHGWDSQETYAFKLSISRLPKWAQDKVTRSDFVQRNLEFTSPQQMQEEPKISSRLISSGGDHGSLCHEHQNPSGPWSGGNNSCLSSLHSSSNVTKSESSASPDEIVSSSAVEDHWFTVYNVRLDLLNSPEVQNLKDIQMPVSSPKLVQGLAEMPSESEKSLGHRVHFIDAEPSAMNVATFHIKSEGSDLFKEHFGNLSAILKVEKRQSSTRRRYSSQYFVRRDYLVGCKRLFNPSSQKNESATNVSLEEVAGSIDQGINSTKCSLTQSYALSYDEKDEEDSSTIDEESEVGEKIRACREALLSLDIAAENVFQLFTKLGTEYPMEEGSSGCRAQLYDEATELLPKIAEKINAVAKGLQKNTTGNFGSSASNIEGDSTFGPMLGTLAESLSQRVVEIVKQNLSSV, encoded by the exons ATGAAAACTAATCGAAAGCTCAAGAAATCAGATCCAGCGTCATCCAAG CTGGTTTTGAAAGAGATCATCGGATTAACTACGAAGAACGCCAACGGATTAGCTGCCGCCGTATCGACCTCGAGCTTCGTTTACGTTGCCGGTTGCGTTGCGGTCGTTTACGATGCAGAATCTGGAACCCAATTGCATCTCATGCTCTCTCATCGAATGGCTAAACCTTTGAGCTGCGTTGCCATGTCGCGTGACGGTCGCTTCATAGCCGCCGGGGAG TCAGGGCCTCAACCTTCGGTGTTGGTATGGGACTACGTAACTCGTACGTTCATATCTGAGCTGAAAGGTCATATATATGGAATTGAGTGCATTGCTTTTTCACCAGATG GGAAACATCTGGTGTCTGTTGGAGGGTACATTTACCTTTGGGATTGGCGGAGTGGGATTTTGGTTACAAAGCTTAAAGCGAGTTCATCATGTTCTTCAGTTACGTCTGTCACTTTCTCTTCAGATGCCAATTACATTGTTACTGCTGGAAAGAAGCACCTGAAATTCTGGGCTGTTGGTGCATCTCCTAGGACTCGCATGAATAAAGGGACAGTGTCACTGTCTATTCATGCGAAGCCTATTAATCTTGGCCCTCAGAAAGGCAGTTCATTTATATCTGTCTCGTCCGCCATCTGGACAGATGGTAGTGTTGTGAACTGTGATCAGGCTGATGAGCTCTTTCCTATATACGCACTGACTGATGCAG GAGTTCTATGCCTAATAGATTCTGGGCTGTCATTAAGAAATTCGGTTGATTTAAAG GTTGAAAAAGGATTTGCACTATCTGCATCCAGCAAGTTAATTGCTTGTGCTTGTAGTAACGGACAAGTACAGCTCTTCAATGGTGTGGATCTTGGATATGTGGGCAGCCTATTGTACTCTAAGGCCAAATCATGCCATGGAGAAATTGATCTTTTTTGCCCTAAAGCTGGTGAAAATAATTTTCAGTTAGCCCCTACTCTTCCTGATGCAGTTGCTTGTCAGTTCATCTCAGAAAAGCTTG TTGTGATCTATGGAGATCATAGTCTCCATATATGGAATTTCCATCAAGAGAATGAG GCTACCAGGTCCTTTGCTCTTATTTCTCATTCGGCTTGTATATGGGATATCAAGAATCTCTGTTGTGAAAAAATGCACGATCCATCTCTTATGTGTGCTGCGAAGGGATGTTCCGGAGGAGTCTCTTTTGCAACCTGTTCAGCTGATGGCACAGTTAGGTTATGGGATCTTGTCTTACAACCTGATCTATTAAGGGATAATGCTGACAATAATTATTTGATCACTGAAGCAGAGGGGATTATTAATATAG CAGTGAGTGCCGGAAGTTTTGAGATCGCCACTGAGGATACAGCTTTTGGCAATCTAGGTTTGCGGTCAATGGCAATTAGTTCAGATGGAAAATACATGGCTGTTGGTGATTGTGAGGGAAACCTCCATATCTATGATCTTCACAATTCTGATTATACATGCATTAAG GATTCCCATGATGCAGAGATTCTCTCATTGAGTTTTAGCGTGTCAAGTACAAAGGATATAGATTCTGGAGGAAATGACAATCATTACTTGCTTGCTTCTGGGGGACGGGATCGAATAATCCATCTCTATGATGTTAAAAg GAACTTTGAGGTCATTGGAAGTATAGATGACCACTCAGCTGCTGTGACTTCTGTTAAACTTGTTTGCAATGGATGTAAGATTCTGAGTTGCAGTGCTGATAG GTCCCTTGTGTTCCGTGATGTCTGTTTAACTGATAACAGATGTAAGGTTTCACGTCGTCACCACCAAATGGCATCTAATGGAACTGTCTATGATATGTCCATAGACCCAGAGATGGAGGCTGTTGTCACTGCTGGGCAA GATAAGAAGATAAACATATTTGACATGGCTAGTGGAAAGCTTATTAGATCATTCAAGCAAAACAAAGACTTTGGTGATCCAATAAAG GTTACAATGGACCCTAGCGGCAGCTACTTTGTATGTTCATTTTCAAACAAGTCTATGTGTGTGTATGATTTTACGACTGGAGAGATGATTGCCCAAGCTGTAGGACATGGAGAAGTTGTGACAGGTGTCATCTTTTTACCAGATTGCAAGCATATAGTTTCT GTAGGTGGTGATGGTTGTATTTTCGTGTGGAAACTTCCCTCTCGCTTGGCTTCCAGGATGTTGCAGAAAGTGAAGGAAAAATCTCTTTCATTGTCCCCAAGAACCATATGCATGCCAGCGGCTTTTAATCAAACCATAAATGATGGAGAGGGAAACAAGTCATGCAGAATTGATTTGAAGGATTCATTGCTAGCTGAGAGGTCAAGCCAACTTAAACAAAGAGCGAATTATCATGGATGGGATTCCCAAGAGACCTATGCATTTAAATTAAGCATTTCCAGACTTCCAAAATGGGCACAAGACAAAGTAACAAGGTCTGATTTTGTCCAGAGAAATCTTGAGTTCACTTCACCTCAG CAAATGCAGGAAGAACCAAAAATTTCATCTCGTTTGATTAGCAGTGGTGGGGATCATGGTTCATTGTGCCATGAACATCAAAATCCATCTGGTCCTTGGTCAGGAGGCAACAACTCGTGCCTCAGTAGCTTACACAGTTCGTCCAATGTTACTAAAAGTGAAAGTTCTGCATCACCAGATGAAATAGTTAG CAGCTCTGCAGTGGAAGATCATTGGTTCACTGTCTACAATGTACGTTTGGATCTACTGAATTCCCCAGAGGTTCAAAATCTTAAAGACATACAGATGCCAGTGTCATCGCCAAAGCTAG TGCAAGGCCTAGCTGAGATGCCAAGTGAGAGTGAAAAATCTTTAGGTCACAGGGTCCATTTCATAGATGCAG AGCCAAGCGCCATGAATGTTGCTACCTTCCATATTAAGTCTGAGGGCAGTGATCTGTTCAAGGAGCATTTTGGCAACCTGTCTGCAATACTCAAG GTTGAGAAAAGGCAATCATCTACTAGGAGAAGATACTCTTCACAATATTTTGTACGGCGGGATTATTTAGTGGGTTGCAAAAGACTGTTTAACCCATCTAGTCAAAAGAACGAATCAGCCACTAATGTGAGTTTGGAGGAAGTGGCAGGCTCTATTGATCAG GGCATAAACTCAACAAAATGCTCGCTTACACAAAGTTATGCTCTTTCTTATGATGAAAAGGATGAAGAAGATTCATCAACCATTGATGAAGAAAGTGAAGTAGGGGAGAAAATCAGAGCATGTAGAGAAGCATTACTAAGCCTGGACATTGCTGCCGAGAATGTTTTCCAGTTATTTACGAAATTAGGAACAGAATATCccatggaagagggttcaagTGGATGTAGAGCTCAATTATACGATGAAGCAACTGAGCTACTTCCAAAAATTGCTGAAAAAATCAATGCAGTAGCCAAAGGATTACAAAAGAACACTACTGGCAACTTTGGTTCTTCCGCAAGTAATATTGAAGGAGATTCAACATTTGGACCTATGTTAGGAACACTGGCTGAGAGCTTATCGCAAAGAGTCGTCGAAATAGTAAAACAGAATCTCAGCTCTGTTTAA
- the LOC107890980 gene encoding mitogen-activated protein kinase-binding protein 1 isoform X5 codes for MKTNRKLKKSDPASSKLVLKEIIGLTTKNANGLAAAVSTSSFVYVAGCVAVVYDAESGTQLHLMLSHRMAKPLSCVAMSRDGRFIAAGESGPQPSVLVWDYVTRTFISELKGHIYGIECIAFSPDGKHLVSVGGYIYLWDWRSGILVTKLKASSSCSSVTSVTFSSDANYIVTAGKKHLKFWAVGASPRTRMNKGTVSLSIHAKPINLGPQKGSSFISVSSAIWTDGSVVNCDQADELFPIYALTDAGVLCLIDSGLSLRNSVDLKVEKGFALSASSKLIACACSNGQVQLFNGVDLGYVGSLLYSKAKSCHGEIDLFCPKAGENNFQLAPTLPDAVACQFISEKLVVIYGDHSLHIWNFHQENEATRSFALISHSACIWDIKNLCCEKMHDPSLMCAAKGCSGGVSFATCSADGTVRLWDLVLQPDLLRDNADNNYLITEAEGIINIAVSAGSFEIATEDTAFGNLGLRSMAISSDGKYMAVGDCEGNLHIYDLHNSDYTCIKDSHDAEILSLSFSVSSTKDIDSGGNDNHYLLASGGRDRIIHLYDVKRNFEVIGSIDDHSAAVTSVKLVCNGCKILSCSADRSLVFRDVCLTDNRCKVSRRHHQMASNGTVYDMSIDPEMEAVVTAGQDKKINIFDMASGKLIRSFKQNKDFGDPIKVTMDPSGSYFVCSFSNKSMCVYDFTTGEMIAQAVGHGEVVTGVIFLPDCKHIVSVGGDGCIFVWKLPSRLASRMLQKVKEKSLSLSPRTICMPAAFNQTINDGEGNKSCRIDLKDSLLAERSSQLKQRANYHGWDSQETYAFKLSISRLPKWAQDKVTRSDFVQRNLEFTSPQQMQEEPKISSRLISSGGDHGSLCHEHQNPSGPWSGGNNSCLSSLHSSSNVTKSESSASPDEIVSSSAVEDHWFTVYNVRLDLLNSPEVQNLKDIQMPVSSPKLVQGLAEMPSESEKSLGHRVHFIDAEPSAMNVATFHIKSEGSDLFKEHFGNLSAILKVEKRQSSTRRRYSSQYFVRRDYLVGCKRLFNPSSQKNESATNVSLEEVAGSIDQDEEDSSTIDEESEVGEKIRACREALLSLDIAAENVFQLFTKLGTEYPMEEGSSGCRAQLYDEATELLPKIAEKINAVAKGLQKNTTGNFGSSASNIEGDSTFGPMLGTLAESLSQRVVEIVKQNLSSV; via the exons ATGAAAACTAATCGAAAGCTCAAGAAATCAGATCCAGCGTCATCCAAG CTGGTTTTGAAAGAGATCATCGGATTAACTACGAAGAACGCCAACGGATTAGCTGCCGCCGTATCGACCTCGAGCTTCGTTTACGTTGCCGGTTGCGTTGCGGTCGTTTACGATGCAGAATCTGGAACCCAATTGCATCTCATGCTCTCTCATCGAATGGCTAAACCTTTGAGCTGCGTTGCCATGTCGCGTGACGGTCGCTTCATAGCCGCCGGGGAG TCAGGGCCTCAACCTTCGGTGTTGGTATGGGACTACGTAACTCGTACGTTCATATCTGAGCTGAAAGGTCATATATATGGAATTGAGTGCATTGCTTTTTCACCAGATG GGAAACATCTGGTGTCTGTTGGAGGGTACATTTACCTTTGGGATTGGCGGAGTGGGATTTTGGTTACAAAGCTTAAAGCGAGTTCATCATGTTCTTCAGTTACGTCTGTCACTTTCTCTTCAGATGCCAATTACATTGTTACTGCTGGAAAGAAGCACCTGAAATTCTGGGCTGTTGGTGCATCTCCTAGGACTCGCATGAATAAAGGGACAGTGTCACTGTCTATTCATGCGAAGCCTATTAATCTTGGCCCTCAGAAAGGCAGTTCATTTATATCTGTCTCGTCCGCCATCTGGACAGATGGTAGTGTTGTGAACTGTGATCAGGCTGATGAGCTCTTTCCTATATACGCACTGACTGATGCAG GAGTTCTATGCCTAATAGATTCTGGGCTGTCATTAAGAAATTCGGTTGATTTAAAG GTTGAAAAAGGATTTGCACTATCTGCATCCAGCAAGTTAATTGCTTGTGCTTGTAGTAACGGACAAGTACAGCTCTTCAATGGTGTGGATCTTGGATATGTGGGCAGCCTATTGTACTCTAAGGCCAAATCATGCCATGGAGAAATTGATCTTTTTTGCCCTAAAGCTGGTGAAAATAATTTTCAGTTAGCCCCTACTCTTCCTGATGCAGTTGCTTGTCAGTTCATCTCAGAAAAGCTTG TTGTGATCTATGGAGATCATAGTCTCCATATATGGAATTTCCATCAAGAGAATGAG GCTACCAGGTCCTTTGCTCTTATTTCTCATTCGGCTTGTATATGGGATATCAAGAATCTCTGTTGTGAAAAAATGCACGATCCATCTCTTATGTGTGCTGCGAAGGGATGTTCCGGAGGAGTCTCTTTTGCAACCTGTTCAGCTGATGGCACAGTTAGGTTATGGGATCTTGTCTTACAACCTGATCTATTAAGGGATAATGCTGACAATAATTATTTGATCACTGAAGCAGAGGGGATTATTAATATAG CAGTGAGTGCCGGAAGTTTTGAGATCGCCACTGAGGATACAGCTTTTGGCAATCTAGGTTTGCGGTCAATGGCAATTAGTTCAGATGGAAAATACATGGCTGTTGGTGATTGTGAGGGAAACCTCCATATCTATGATCTTCACAATTCTGATTATACATGCATTAAG GATTCCCATGATGCAGAGATTCTCTCATTGAGTTTTAGCGTGTCAAGTACAAAGGATATAGATTCTGGAGGAAATGACAATCATTACTTGCTTGCTTCTGGGGGACGGGATCGAATAATCCATCTCTATGATGTTAAAAg GAACTTTGAGGTCATTGGAAGTATAGATGACCACTCAGCTGCTGTGACTTCTGTTAAACTTGTTTGCAATGGATGTAAGATTCTGAGTTGCAGTGCTGATAG GTCCCTTGTGTTCCGTGATGTCTGTTTAACTGATAACAGATGTAAGGTTTCACGTCGTCACCACCAAATGGCATCTAATGGAACTGTCTATGATATGTCCATAGACCCAGAGATGGAGGCTGTTGTCACTGCTGGGCAA GATAAGAAGATAAACATATTTGACATGGCTAGTGGAAAGCTTATTAGATCATTCAAGCAAAACAAAGACTTTGGTGATCCAATAAAG GTTACAATGGACCCTAGCGGCAGCTACTTTGTATGTTCATTTTCAAACAAGTCTATGTGTGTGTATGATTTTACGACTGGAGAGATGATTGCCCAAGCTGTAGGACATGGAGAAGTTGTGACAGGTGTCATCTTTTTACCAGATTGCAAGCATATAGTTTCT GTAGGTGGTGATGGTTGTATTTTCGTGTGGAAACTTCCCTCTCGCTTGGCTTCCAGGATGTTGCAGAAAGTGAAGGAAAAATCTCTTTCATTGTCCCCAAGAACCATATGCATGCCAGCGGCTTTTAATCAAACCATAAATGATGGAGAGGGAAACAAGTCATGCAGAATTGATTTGAAGGATTCATTGCTAGCTGAGAGGTCAAGCCAACTTAAACAAAGAGCGAATTATCATGGATGGGATTCCCAAGAGACCTATGCATTTAAATTAAGCATTTCCAGACTTCCAAAATGGGCACAAGACAAAGTAACAAGGTCTGATTTTGTCCAGAGAAATCTTGAGTTCACTTCACCTCAG CAAATGCAGGAAGAACCAAAAATTTCATCTCGTTTGATTAGCAGTGGTGGGGATCATGGTTCATTGTGCCATGAACATCAAAATCCATCTGGTCCTTGGTCAGGAGGCAACAACTCGTGCCTCAGTAGCTTACACAGTTCGTCCAATGTTACTAAAAGTGAAAGTTCTGCATCACCAGATGAAATAGTTAG CAGCTCTGCAGTGGAAGATCATTGGTTCACTGTCTACAATGTACGTTTGGATCTACTGAATTCCCCAGAGGTTCAAAATCTTAAAGACATACAGATGCCAGTGTCATCGCCAAAGCTAG TGCAAGGCCTAGCTGAGATGCCAAGTGAGAGTGAAAAATCTTTAGGTCACAGGGTCCATTTCATAGATGCAG AGCCAAGCGCCATGAATGTTGCTACCTTCCATATTAAGTCTGAGGGCAGTGATCTGTTCAAGGAGCATTTTGGCAACCTGTCTGCAATACTCAAG GTTGAGAAAAGGCAATCATCTACTAGGAGAAGATACTCTTCACAATATTTTGTACGGCGGGATTATTTAGTGGGTTGCAAAAGACTGTTTAACCCATCTAGTCAAAAGAACGAATCAGCCACTAATGTGAGTTTGGAGGAAGTGGCAGGCTCTATTGATCAG GATGAAGAAGATTCATCAACCATTGATGAAGAAAGTGAAGTAGGGGAGAAAATCAGAGCATGTAGAGAAGCATTACTAAGCCTGGACATTGCTGCCGAGAATGTTTTCCAGTTATTTACGAAATTAGGAACAGAATATCccatggaagagggttcaagTGGATGTAGAGCTCAATTATACGATGAAGCAACTGAGCTACTTCCAAAAATTGCTGAAAAAATCAATGCAGTAGCCAAAGGATTACAAAAGAACACTACTGGCAACTTTGGTTCTTCCGCAAGTAATATTGAAGGAGATTCAACATTTGGACCTATGTTAGGAACACTGGCTGAGAGCTTATCGCAAAGAGTCGTCGAAATAGTAAAACAGAATCTCAGCTCTGTTTAA